Proteins from one Ciconia boyciana chromosome 26, ASM3463844v1, whole genome shotgun sequence genomic window:
- the VPS45 gene encoding vacuolar protein sorting-associated protein 45 isoform X2 — protein sequence MNAVLAVKQYVSKMIEDSGPGMKVLLMDRETTGIVSMVYTQSEILQKEVYLFERLDSANREAMKHLKAICFLRPTKENVEFLIQELRRPKYSIYFIYFSNVISKSDVKSLAEADEQEVVAEVQEFYGDYIAVNPHVFSLNLLGCCQGRNWDPAQLSRTTQGLTALLLSLKKCPMIRYQLSSESAKRLAECVKQVITKEYELFDFRRTEVPPLLLILDRSDDAITPLLNQWTYQAMVHELLGINNNRIDLSRVPGISKDLREVVLSAENDEFYANNMYLNFAEIGSNIKNLMEDFQRRKPKEQQKLESIADMKAFVENYPQFKKMSGTVSKHVTVVGELSRLVGERNLLEVSEVEQELACQNDHSSALQNVRRLLQNPKVTEFDAARLVMLYALHYERHSSNSLPGLMTDLKNRGVSEKYRKLVSAVVEYGGKRVRGSDLFSPKDAVAITKQFLKGLKGVENVYTQHQPLLQETLDQLIKGKLKDSQYPYLGPNTLRDRPQDIIVFIIGGATYEEALTVYNLNRTNPGVRIILGGTTIHNTKSRKCGEI from the exons ATGAACGCGGTGCTGGCCGTCAAGCAGTACGTGTCCAAGATGATCGAGGACAGCGGGCCGGGCATGAAGGTGCTCCTCATGGACCGGGAGACG ACCGGCATCGTCAGCATGGTGTACACGCAGTCCGAGATCCTGCAGAAGGAGGTGTACCTCTTCGAGCGCCTCGACTCCGCCAACAGGGAGGCGATGAAGCACCTGAAGGCCATCTGCTTCCTGCGGCCCACCAAG GAGAACGTGGAGTTCCTCATTCAGGAGCTGCGGAGGCCCAAGTACAGcatctattttattt atttcagtAACGTGATCAGTAAGAGTGATGTCAAGTCATTGGCTGAGGCTGATGAACAGGAAGTTGTGGCCGAAGTTCAG GAGTTCTATGGCGATTACATTGCAGTGAATCCACACGTTTTTTCTCTCAACCTCTTGGGCTGCTGCCAG GGTCGCAACTGGGATCCGGCTCAGCTGTCCAGGACAACTCAAGGGCTGACTGCTCTGCTTTTGTCTCTGAAGAAATGCCCCATGATTCGGTACCAGCTCTCTTCTGAGTCAGCAAAGAGGCTTGCTGAATGTGTGAAG CAAGTAATCACTAAAGAGTACGAGCTGTTTGACTTTCGGCGCACTGAGGTTCCTCCTTTACTTCTCATTCTGGACCGGTCTGACGATGCCATCACCCCACTTCTGAACCAG TGGACGTACCAGGCTATGGTTCACGAATTGCTGGGGATTAACAACAACCGCATCGACCTCTCTCGGGTACCAGGGATAAGCAAAGATCTCCGAGAGGTGGTCCTGTCTGCTGAGAACGACGAGTTCTATGCCAAC AACATGTACCTGAACTTTGCAGAGATTGGCAGCAACATCAAGAATCTTATGGAGGATTTCCAGAGGAGGAAACCTaaggagcagcagaagctggaatCCATAGCAGATATGAAG GCATTTGTGGAGAATTACCCACAGTTCAAGAAGATGTCAGGCACGGTATCAAAGCATGTGACGGTAGTGGGAGAGCTCTCTCGACTGGTTGGTGAGCGGAACCTGCTGGAGGTGTCTGAAGTGGAACAGGAACTGGCCTGCCAGAATGACCATTCCAGTGCTCTCCAG AACGTGCGTCGCCTCCTGCAGAACCCCAAGGTGACAGAGTTTGACGCTGCCCGGCTGGTGATGCTTTATGCCCTGCACTACGAGCGGCACAGCAGCAATAGCCTGCCAGGGCTGATGACAGATCTCAAGAACAGGGGTGTGTCAGAGAAATACCGAAAG CTAGTGTCTGCCGTTGTGGAGTATGGAGGGAAGCGGGTCCGGGGCAGTGACCTGTTCAGTCCCAAGGACGCTGTAGCCATCACCAAACAGTTCCTCAAAGGACTGAAG GGTGTTGAGAATGTGTATACGCAACACCAACCTCTCCTTCAAGAAACACTAGATCAGCTCATCAAAGGGAAACTCAAAGACAGCCAATACCCCTACCTGGGTCCCAACACTCTCCGTGACAG